One window of Tenacibaculum maritimum NCIMB 2154 genomic DNA carries:
- a CDS encoding Rieske (2Fe-2S) protein has translation MKKAFLTVILASLISCGSDTIINNCFQNTIATISLDLNTPQLNGILTPSGTAVISGGINGIVLFNKGTTGGSFSNIVALDRQCPKRDCNAPMTVNAPFLECSCDNSRYSMLNGCPTKGDCNCGARTYTVNQNGTSIQITN, from the coding sequence ATGAAAAAAGCCTTTCTTACGGTTATTCTAGCATCTTTAATTAGCTGTGGCTCTGATACAATCATTAACAATTGTTTCCAAAATACCATTGCTACTATTAGCTTAGACCTTAACACTCCTCAATTAAACGGAATATTAACTCCTTCTGGAACTGCTGTCATTTCAGGAGGCATTAACGGTATTGTACTTTTTAACAAAGGGACTACAGGAGGGAGTTTTTCAAACATAGTTGCCTTAGATAGACAATGCCCTAAAAGAGACTGTAATGCTCCTATGACTGTTAACGCTCCTTTTTTAGAATGTTCTTGTGACAATAGTAGGTACAGTATGCTTAACGGATGCCCTACAAAGGGAGACTGTAATTGCGGAGCTAGAACCTATACTGTAAATCAAAATGGAACCAGCATTCAAATAACTAATTAA
- a CDS encoding M3 family metallopeptidase, producing the protein MNNPLLLDFNTAPFSNISSENYMPAISEAIKIAKEEIRSITQNTEAPTFENTIVALDFVGERLNRITAIFFNLNSAETNEAIQKIAKEISPWLSDFKNDMMLNRTLFERVKAVYAQRAQLNLTPEQATLLDKQYKSFARNGANLDEADKAKLRKLDAELSKLSLQFGENVLAETNAFEMHLTDESDLKGLPESAKEAAKELAKAKEKEGWIITLDYPSYIPFMTYADNRELRKKLAIAFGRKAFQKKEHNNEEIVLNIVKLRHKRANLLGYETHAHFVLEERMAASPETVFAFANDLLEKAKPAAKREFANLENYARKLDGIEQLQKWDGAYYSEKLKKELFSLDQETLKPYFKLENVINGAFLIAHKLFDLQFKEVDTIDTYHKDVKTYTVTDNDGHFIAYLYADFHPRAGKRNGAWMTSYKSQQIKNGINERPHISIVCNFTKPTKTKPSLLTFNEVTTLFHEFGHALHGMLANTTYSSLSGTSVSWDFVELPSQIFENWCYEKEALELFAKHYETGEIIPMEYVEKIKESASFQEGMQTLRQLSFGLLDMAWHAGSSPETITSVKDFETASFTETQLYPDVTENCMSTSFSHIFQGGYSAGYYSYKWAEVLDADAFEYFLEKGIFNKEVADKFKNHILSKGGTEKPMQLYKRFRGKEPKSDALLKRAGLI; encoded by the coding sequence ATGAATAATCCATTATTACTAGATTTTAATACAGCTCCTTTTTCTAACATTTCTTCAGAAAATTATATGCCTGCTATTTCCGAGGCAATAAAAATAGCGAAAGAAGAAATACGTAGCATTACTCAAAATACTGAAGCTCCTACTTTTGAAAATACTATTGTTGCTTTAGATTTTGTAGGGGAAAGATTAAATAGAATCACTGCTATTTTCTTTAATTTAAACTCAGCAGAAACCAATGAAGCTATTCAAAAAATAGCGAAAGAAATATCGCCTTGGTTAAGTGATTTTAAAAACGACATGATGTTAAATCGTACTCTTTTTGAAAGGGTAAAAGCCGTATATGCCCAAAGAGCACAACTAAATTTAACTCCTGAACAAGCTACTTTGCTTGATAAACAATATAAAAGCTTTGCAAGAAACGGTGCTAATTTAGATGAAGCAGACAAAGCTAAACTTCGTAAATTAGATGCTGAGTTATCAAAACTTTCTCTTCAATTTGGAGAAAATGTGTTAGCAGAAACGAATGCTTTTGAAATGCACTTAACTGATGAAAGCGACCTAAAGGGGTTGCCTGAAAGTGCTAAAGAAGCAGCAAAAGAACTTGCCAAAGCTAAAGAAAAAGAAGGTTGGATTATTACCTTAGACTATCCTAGCTATATTCCTTTTATGACCTATGCTGATAATCGCGAACTACGAAAAAAATTAGCCATCGCTTTTGGTAGAAAAGCTTTTCAAAAAAAGGAGCATAACAATGAGGAAATCGTTTTAAATATTGTAAAACTTCGTCATAAAAGAGCTAATTTACTAGGTTATGAAACCCATGCTCATTTTGTTTTGGAGGAAAGAATGGCTGCATCACCAGAAACAGTATTCGCTTTTGCCAATGATTTATTAGAAAAGGCAAAACCTGCTGCAAAGCGCGAATTTGCCAATTTAGAAAATTATGCGAGAAAGTTAGACGGGATAGAGCAACTCCAAAAATGGGACGGTGCTTATTATTCTGAAAAACTTAAAAAAGAACTTTTTAGCTTAGATCAAGAAACTTTAAAACCTTATTTTAAACTAGAGAACGTTATTAATGGTGCTTTTCTAATCGCACATAAATTATTCGACTTACAGTTCAAAGAAGTAGATACTATTGACACCTATCATAAAGATGTAAAAACATATACTGTAACAGATAATGATGGGCACTTTATAGCTTACCTATATGCTGATTTTCACCCAAGGGCAGGAAAACGTAACGGGGCTTGGATGACTTCCTATAAAAGCCAGCAAATAAAAAATGGAATAAATGAACGCCCTCACATTTCTATTGTATGTAATTTCACTAAGCCTACTAAAACCAAACCTTCTTTATTAACCTTTAATGAAGTGACTACCTTATTCCATGAATTTGGTCATGCATTACATGGAATGCTTGCTAATACTACTTACAGTAGCTTGTCTGGAACTTCTGTTTCTTGGGATTTTGTTGAACTCCCTAGCCAAATATTCGAAAATTGGTGCTATGAGAAGGAAGCTTTAGAATTATTTGCAAAACATTACGAAACTGGAGAAATCATCCCTATGGAATATGTTGAAAAAATAAAAGAATCCGCTAGTTTCCAGGAAGGAATGCAAACTTTACGCCAATTAAGCTTTGGCTTATTAGATATGGCTTGGCATGCTGGCAGCTCTCCAGAAACGATTACTTCTGTTAAAGATTTTGAAACGGCTTCTTTTACAGAAACACAACTATATCCTGATGTTACTGAAAATTGTATGAGTACTTCTTTTTCTCATATTTTTCAAGGAGGCTATTCAGCAGGTTATTATTCTTACAAATGGGCAGAGGTACTCGATGCTGATGCTTTTGAATATTTTTTAGAAAAGGGAATTTTCAATAAAGAAGTTGCCGATAAATTTAAAAACCATATACTTTCAAAGGGAGGTACAGAAAAACCAATGCAATTATACAAACGCTTTCGCGGCAAAGAGCCAAAATCAGATGCTCTGTTAAAACGAGCTGGTTTAATTTAA
- a CDS encoding YqaA family protein: protein MAQKRKKSQKEKAKLLHNYYARTGFYMFIWESLKKAFWPVVIVVVGLVLFNNYVYNINDGLQSITETFSRFGILTTFFISETLLGLIPPEIFIAWSKKTAAPILNLSLLATLSYTGGILSYFIGKAALKIPSVKEYLEVKMAKNLKNTSKWGGFLIIVGALLPIPFSITCMAGGMIKYPLKGVVLFGLFRFLRFAIYAWAIFKVVN, encoded by the coding sequence ATGGCCCAAAAGAGAAAAAAATCACAAAAAGAAAAAGCAAAACTTTTACATAATTACTACGCCAGAACTGGTTTTTATATGTTTATTTGGGAAAGCCTCAAAAAAGCTTTTTGGCCTGTTGTCATTGTTGTAGTTGGACTTGTTTTATTTAATAACTACGTATATAATATTAATGACGGGCTACAAAGTATTACTGAAACTTTTTCTCGCTTTGGTATTTTAACTACCTTTTTTATTTCTGAAACATTACTCGGATTGATTCCTCCAGAGATTTTTATAGCTTGGTCAAAAAAGACCGCAGCACCAATTCTTAATTTATCTCTACTAGCAACCCTATCATATACTGGGGGTATCCTATCCTATTTTATAGGAAAAGCTGCTCTAAAAATTCCATCTGTAAAAGAATATTTAGAAGTCAAAATGGCTAAAAACTTAAAAAACACTAGTAAATGGGGAGGCTTTTTGATCATTGTAGGTGCTTTGCTCCCTATCCCTTTTTCAATTACTTGCATGGCGGGAGGAATGATAAAGTATCCTTTAAAAGGGGTGGTTTTATTTGGGTTATTCCGATTTTTACGCTTTGCGATCTATGCTTGGGCTATTTTTAAGGTTGTTAACTAA
- a CDS encoding DUF3127 domain-containing protein, translating into MEVIGKIKLINPEQTFGNNGFRKREMVVTTDEQYPQMILIEFVQDKCDLLNSYAVGQDVKVSINLRGREWINPEGVAKYFNSVQGWRIENLAQAAPQNIPPVDQFQPAPDLNSSEPDDLPF; encoded by the coding sequence ATGGAAGTTATAGGGAAGATCAAATTAATAAACCCAGAGCAAACATTTGGTAATAACGGGTTTAGAAAACGTGAGATGGTAGTAACTACCGATGAGCAATATCCACAAATGATATTGATAGAGTTTGTGCAAGACAAATGTGATTTATTGAACAGTTATGCAGTAGGTCAAGATGTAAAGGTGTCTATTAACTTAAGAGGTAGGGAGTGGATTAATCCAGAAGGAGTGGCTAAATATTTTAACTCAGTCCAAGGATGGAGAATTGAAAACTTAGCGCAAGCAGCTCCACAAAATATACCTCCTGTAGATCAGTTTCAACCAGCTCCAGATTTAAATTCTAGTGAGCCAGATGATTTACCTTTCTAA
- a CDS encoding ATP-binding protein, whose amino-acid sequence MSFFKNILWLKRIAILISFSIVSLILWNTYVFFQKFKKEERSKMELFAASIKEFATNPDLNKDTNLNFKIYDIITDIPLILVDKNDEIISFENLDSIQSLRSSFLQEKMTIMKSQNEPILIEFEGITQKIYYGNSNLLNKLTYYPIALILIMVLFLSVIYMFFSSTKVAEQNKLWTGMAKETAHQIGTPLSSLLGWIEILKTENIDASYITEMQKDIDRLSTIANRFSKIGSVPKLDSQNIVTITKAAFDYLKSRSSKKITFSFITTKNNLQTNLNTELYGWVIENLVKNAIDAMQGKGILTLSIKEYDQNIKITISDTGKGIPKSKFKQVFTPGFTTKKRGWGLGLSLSKRIINDYHNGKISILKSELNKGTTFQILLHKN is encoded by the coding sequence ATGAGCTTTTTTAAAAATATTTTATGGTTAAAACGAATTGCAATTCTCATTTCGTTTAGCATTGTTTCTTTGATTCTTTGGAACACCTATGTTTTCTTTCAAAAATTTAAAAAGGAGGAACGTTCAAAGATGGAACTTTTTGCTGCTTCTATTAAAGAGTTTGCTACCAACCCTGACTTAAACAAGGATACTAATCTTAATTTTAAAATTTATGATATCATTACAGACATCCCTTTAATTTTGGTAGATAAAAATGATGAAATCATTAGTTTTGAAAATTTGGATTCCATTCAGTCTCTTAGAAGTTCTTTTTTACAAGAAAAAATGACGATAATGAAAAGTCAAAACGAGCCAATCTTGATAGAATTTGAAGGTATTACCCAAAAAATATACTACGGCAACTCCAATTTACTAAATAAATTAACCTATTACCCCATTGCCCTAATTTTAATTATGGTATTGTTTCTATCTGTAATTTATATGTTTTTTTCTTCCACTAAAGTGGCTGAGCAAAATAAACTATGGACAGGAATGGCTAAAGAAACTGCACATCAGATAGGTACTCCGCTATCTTCTCTTCTTGGTTGGATTGAAATCTTAAAAACAGAAAATATAGATGCTTCCTATATTACGGAAATGCAAAAAGACATTGATCGACTAAGTACTATTGCCAATCGCTTTTCTAAAATTGGATCAGTTCCTAAATTAGATTCACAAAATATAGTAACTATTACAAAGGCAGCATTTGATTATTTAAAATCAAGAAGTTCCAAAAAGATAACGTTCTCTTTTATCACTACTAAAAATAACTTACAAACAAACCTAAATACCGAACTCTACGGCTGGGTTATCGAAAATTTAGTTAAAAATGCTATTGACGCAATGCAAGGTAAAGGGATACTAACACTTTCTATAAAAGAATACGACCAAAACATTAAAATTACGATCTCTGATACAGGAAAAGGAATCCCTAAATCAAAATTCAAGCAGGTTTTCACTCCTGGTTTTACCACTAAAAAAAGAGGTTGGGGCTTAGGTTTATCGCTATCTAAAAGAATTATCAACGATTATCATAACGGAAAAATATCCATTCTCAAATCTGAGCTAAATAAAGGAACAACTTTTCAAATTTTGCTTCATAAAAACTAA
- the greA gene encoding transcription elongation factor GreA → MSNVSYYTPEGLKKLKEELAQLEQVERPRVSQEIADARDKGDLSENAEYHAAKEEQSLLEFKIAKLKNVVSNARIIDESQLDTSKILIHSVVKLKNTANGMEFVYTLVADSETDVSNGKLSVNSPIGKGLLGKKVGETAEIKVPNGIMKFEIVEISR, encoded by the coding sequence ATGAGTAACGTATCATATTATACACCAGAAGGACTCAAAAAGTTAAAAGAGGAGTTGGCTCAATTGGAGCAGGTAGAAAGACCAAGAGTTTCGCAGGAAATAGCGGACGCTAGAGATAAAGGAGATCTAAGTGAAAATGCAGAGTATCATGCAGCAAAAGAAGAGCAATCTTTATTAGAATTTAAAATAGCAAAATTAAAAAATGTAGTTTCTAATGCTCGTATTATTGATGAAAGTCAGTTAGATACTTCTAAAATATTAATACATTCTGTTGTAAAGTTGAAAAATACAGCTAATGGAATGGAGTTTGTTTATACGTTAGTAGCAGATTCAGAAACGGATGTTAGTAATGGGAAGTTATCTGTAAACTCTCCTATAGGAAAAGGTTTGTTAGGGAAAAAAGTTGGTGAAACAGCTGAAATTAAGGTGCCTAATGGTATCATGAAGTTTGAAATAGTAGAAATTTCTAGATAA
- a CDS encoding DUF1456 family protein — protein MGLTNNDIFKKLRVAHKLRDTDIIEICALVDFKVTKGELGAFFRKEDHPKYMECGDQILRNFLNGLIIHLRGPMPAKKES, from the coding sequence ATGGGATTAACAAATAATGATATTTTTAAAAAACTTCGTGTTGCGCATAAATTGCGTGATACTGATATTATAGAAATCTGCGCTTTAGTCGATTTTAAAGTAACTAAAGGTGAATTGGGAGCCTTTTTCAGAAAAGAAGACCATCCAAAATATATGGAATGCGGGGATCAAATTTTACGTAACTTTTTAAACGGACTTATCATCCATTTACGAGGGCCAATGCCTGCCAAAAAAGAAAGTTGA
- a CDS encoding HIT family protein, with translation MSIFTKIITGEIPSYKIAEDENFYAFFDINPNAKGHTLVVPKREENKLFDLTKEEYDGLMSFSYRVAKALEKTIDCKRIGMSVIGLEVPHVHVHLIPIHQMVDMQFTQKVTLTAEEFTLLAQKVAANFA, from the coding sequence ATGAGCATATTTACAAAAATTATAACAGGGGAGATTCCTTCATATAAAATAGCAGAGGATGAAAATTTTTACGCTTTTTTTGATATCAATCCGAATGCCAAAGGGCATACCTTAGTAGTGCCAAAAAGAGAAGAAAATAAGTTGTTTGACTTAACTAAGGAAGAGTACGATGGGCTCATGTCTTTTTCTTATAGAGTAGCTAAAGCTTTAGAAAAAACAATTGATTGCAAAAGAATAGGTATGAGTGTAATAGGTTTAGAAGTGCCCCATGTACATGTACATTTAATTCCTATCCACCAAATGGTAGATATGCAATTTACTCAAAAAGTAACATTAACAGCAGAAGAATTTACTTTGTTAGCTCAAAAAGTAGCAGCAAATTTTGCTTAA
- a CDS encoding 5-(carboxyamino)imidazole ribonucleotide synthase, whose translation MNNYFSSNFKLGVLGGGQLGRMLLSETQKLDIYTAILDKNPEAPCATICNEFHQGDLLDFDTVYNFGKRVDLLTIEIENVNIDALDKLEAEGVIIYPKPKNIRIIQNKAQQKNFYKDHNIPTATYSHYAYLEELKHSFQNGIIAFPFVWKAARFGYDGTGVKIVRNFDDLENLPSGECIAEKLVPFKNELAVIVARNQNGEIKTYPVVEMEFHPEANQVEYVICPARIAPTIAQKAQEIALKVANSFDFVGLLAVEMFLTENDEILVNEVAPRTHNSGHYSIEASYTSQFEQHLRSILNLPLGSTESKLAGIMVNLVGEENFTGDVTYKNIDKILEMDGVTPHLYGKKTTKPFRKMGHVTIVNKDINKAREIAQIVKETIKVVSK comes from the coding sequence GTGAATAATTATTTTTCTTCAAACTTCAAACTAGGAGTTTTAGGTGGCGGACAATTAGGTCGGATGTTACTTTCTGAAACTCAAAAGCTTGATATCTATACTGCTATTTTAGATAAAAACCCTGAAGCTCCTTGCGCAACAATATGCAATGAATTTCATCAAGGCGATTTATTAGATTTTGATACTGTTTATAATTTTGGTAAAAGAGTAGATCTTCTCACCATTGAAATTGAAAATGTTAATATTGATGCCCTTGATAAATTAGAAGCAGAAGGGGTAATTATCTATCCAAAACCTAAAAACATACGCATTATTCAAAATAAAGCGCAGCAAAAAAATTTTTATAAAGATCATAATATCCCTACAGCAACCTATTCTCACTATGCCTATTTAGAAGAATTAAAACATTCTTTTCAAAACGGCATTATAGCATTCCCTTTTGTATGGAAAGCTGCCAGATTTGGATATGACGGAACAGGGGTAAAAATAGTTCGCAATTTTGACGACTTAGAAAATTTACCCTCTGGAGAATGCATCGCTGAAAAATTAGTCCCATTTAAAAATGAATTAGCCGTCATTGTTGCAAGGAACCAAAATGGCGAAATAAAGACATACCCCGTTGTAGAAATGGAGTTTCATCCAGAAGCAAACCAAGTAGAGTACGTTATTTGCCCTGCGAGAATTGCGCCTACTATTGCTCAAAAAGCACAAGAGATTGCCTTAAAAGTTGCAAATTCATTTGACTTTGTTGGCTTATTAGCTGTTGAGATGTTTCTAACAGAAAATGATGAAATTTTGGTAAACGAAGTGGCCCCGAGAACGCATAATTCAGGGCACTACTCTATTGAAGCTAGCTATACAAGCCAATTTGAGCAACACTTGAGAAGTATTTTAAACCTTCCGCTTGGAAGTACAGAAAGTAAACTTGCTGGAATTATGGTTAATTTGGTTGGTGAAGAAAATTTTACAGGAGATGTTACTTATAAAAACATAGATAAAATATTAGAAATGGATGGCGTTACTCCTCATCTTTACGGAAAAAAAACAACCAAACCCTTTCGAAAAATGGGGCATGTTACCATAGTTAATAAAGACATAAATAAAGCAAGAGAAATTGCGCAAATAGTTAAAGAAACCATAAAAGTAGTTAGCAAATAA
- a CDS encoding flavin reductase family protein codes for MLSINPKDIPTSKLHGYLLGAVAPRPIAFASTIDENGCPNLSPFSFFNVFSANPPIMIFSPARRVRDNTTKHTLENVLATKEVVINVVNYDMVQQMSLSSTEYPNGVNEFLKSGFTMLASEKVKPFRVAESPVQFECKVNEVVSLGNEGGAGNLVICEVIKLHISKSVLNEDGAIDQHKIDLVSRAGGSYYSRAKEGFFEIPKPISTMGIGVDAIPEEIRNSEVLTGNNLGMLGNVEELPSEEAVNNFAKLNPEFMGIEPAKRHTFAQGFLKKNDVESAWKVLLIK; via the coding sequence ATGTTATCAATCAACCCAAAAGACATCCCTACTAGTAAGCTGCATGGATATTTATTAGGAGCCGTTGCACCAAGACCTATAGCTTTTGCTAGTACTATCGATGAAAATGGTTGTCCAAATTTATCGCCATTTAGCTTTTTTAATGTATTTAGCGCAAATCCACCTATTATGATTTTTTCTCCAGCAAGGAGGGTAAGAGATAATACCACAAAGCATACATTAGAGAATGTATTAGCTACCAAAGAAGTTGTTATTAATGTTGTGAATTACGATATGGTTCAGCAAATGTCGTTAAGTAGTACAGAATATCCTAATGGGGTTAATGAATTTTTGAAATCGGGGTTTACGATGCTCGCTTCTGAGAAAGTAAAGCCTTTTCGAGTGGCGGAATCTCCAGTGCAATTTGAATGTAAGGTGAATGAAGTAGTTTCACTAGGAAATGAAGGTGGAGCAGGAAATTTGGTGATTTGTGAGGTGATTAAATTACATATTAGTAAATCAGTTTTGAATGAAGATGGAGCAATCGATCAGCATAAAATAGATCTAGTTTCTCGTGCTGGAGGAAGTTATTATTCTAGAGCAAAAGAAGGCTTTTTCGAAATACCCAAGCCTATTTCAACAATGGGAATAGGTGTTGATGCGATTCCTGAAGAGATTAGAAATAGTGAAGTGCTAACAGGAAACAATCTAGGGATGTTAGGAAATGTAGAGGAACTCCCTTCAGAAGAAGCTGTTAATAACTTTGCAAAACTGAATCCTGAATTTATGGGGATAGAACCCGCAAAAAGGCATACATTTGCACAAGGATTTTTAAAAAAGAACGATGTAGAAAGTGCCTGGAAAGTACTTTTAATTAAATAG
- the purE gene encoding 5-(carboxyamino)imidazole ribonucleotide mutase, with translation MIGIIMGSDSDLPVMQEAIDILESFDIQIEVDIVSAHRTPEKLVDYSKNAHKRGIKVIIAGAGGAAHLPGMVASMSPLPVIGVPVKSRNSIDGWDSVLSILQMPGGVPVATVALNGAKNAGILAAQIISTSDKCVLDKIIAYKEGLKLKVEKASERVKA, from the coding sequence ATGATAGGAATTATAATGGGAAGCGACTCAGATCTTCCAGTAATGCAAGAAGCAATTGATATTTTAGAAAGTTTTGATATCCAGATAGAAGTAGATATCGTATCAGCACATAGGACTCCTGAAAAATTGGTAGATTATTCTAAAAACGCACACAAAAGAGGTATAAAAGTAATTATTGCAGGGGCCGGTGGTGCTGCTCATTTACCAGGAATGGTTGCTTCTATGAGCCCTTTACCTGTAATAGGGGTTCCTGTAAAAAGCAGAAATTCTATTGATGGATGGGATTCTGTTTTATCAATACTCCAAATGCCTGGAGGAGTACCCGTTGCTACCGTAGCTCTCAATGGAGCTAAGAATGCAGGAATTTTGGCTGCTCAAATTATTAGTACTTCTGACAAATGCGTTCTAGATAAGATAATAGCTTATAAAGAAGGTTTGAAACTAAAAGTTGAAAAGGCTTCTGAACGAGTAAAAGCATAA